The Burkholderiales bacterium genome contains the following window.
CACAACTCTTAACCCTCAACCCTTAACCGCACTTAAAGCACCGCCGCGGGATAGGAGCCGAGGATTTTTAAGAACGCTGCCTTATCGGCGAGCTCATCGAGCGCCTTGGCCACGTTCTCTTCCTGCTGATGGCCTTCGACATCGACGAAGAACACGTATTCCCACAGGCCGGTGCGCGAAGGACGCGACTCCAGCTTGCTCATGCTCACCCCGTAATGGGCAAGCGGCGTGAGCAACTGGTGCACCGCTCCTGGAACATTTTTGCTAGACATCACCAGCGAAGTCTTGTCCTTGCCCGAAGGCGCGGCGTCATGCGCGCCCAGTATCCAGAAGCGCGTGGTGTTGTTCGGCTCGTCTTCGATGTTTTTCGCCAGGACATTCAGGCGGTAGCGCTCCGCCGCCATTTCCCCGGCGATCGCCACGCTACTGGCTTCCTTGCCGGCGAGGCGCGCGGCTTCGGCGTTGCTCGCCACTTGCACCTGCGGCACTTTGGGCAGATTGTGATTGAGCCACTCGTGGCACTGGGCGAACGACTGCGCGTGCGAATAGATGCGCTTGATGTTCTTGAGCCCCCTGCTCTTACGCAGCAGATGCTGGTGCACGCGCAACACCACCTCGCCGCAAATCTTGAGCGGCGTGTTCAGCATCAAATCCAGCGTGCGACCGACCGCGCCTTCGGTGGAATTTTCCACCGGCGCCACGGCATAATCGACTTCATCGGCTTCCACTTTGCGCAGCACTTCATCAATCGAGGCACAGGACTGGGTGCGTGCGGCGTGGCCGAAATGCTTGATGGCGG
Protein-coding sequences here:
- the pheA gene encoding prephenate dehydratase, which gives rise to MSDRLKKLRASIDALDQQMLELINRRAAHARSIGRLKNGIVYRPEREAQVLRRIKEANHGPLSDETVARLLREIMSACLALEKPLTVTYLGPQGTFSEAAAIKHFGHAARTQSCASIDEVLRKVEADEVDYAVAPVENSTEGAVGRTLDLMLNTPLKICGEVVLRVHQHLLRKSRGLKNIKRIYSHAQSFAQCHEWLNHNLPKVPQVQVASNAEAARLAGKEASSVAIAGEMAAERYRLNVLAKNIEDEPNNTTRFWILGAHDAAPSGKDKTSLVMSSKNVPGAVHQLLTPLAHYGVSMSKLESRPSRTGLWEYVFFVDVEGHQQEENVAKALDELADKAAFLKILGSYPAAVL